The Verrucomicrobiia bacterium genome segment GCCACGGTTTGCGGTGGCGTTCCCGGGCTTGACAGAGGTCGGAAGGAATCGGGTACACCTCCCGTCCGGCGCGGGCACGGGAAGGTTCCGTTCCCGCCCGTCAGCACACGATTTCCAACCATGAGCCAGCCCGAGCAACACGTCTTTCAGGCCGAGATCCAGCAGCTTCTCAACATCGTCATCCACTCCCTCTACACCGATCGCGAGGTGTTTGTGCGGGAGTTGATCTCCAACGCGGCCGACGCCTGCGAGAAGCTCCGATTCCTCCAGGCCAGCGGCCAGACCCCCGCCCGGGAGACCCCGCTGGCGATCTCCCTGAAGTCCGACGAGGAGGCCGGCACCCTCACGATCACCGACACCGGGGTCGGCATGACCCGTGAGGAACTCGTCCAGAACCTCGGCACCATCGCGCACTCCGGCACGCGGGCCTTCCTGAAGGCACTTGCCGAGCGGCCGTCGGAGCCGCAGTCCGCCGATGCGAAGTTGATCGGTCAGTTCGGCGTCGGGTTCTACTCCGCCTTCATCGCGGCGCACCGGGTGACGGTGTGGACCCGTTCGCACGCTGCGGACGCCGCCGGTTGGAAGTGGTCCAGCGAGGGAGGCAATGGCTTCACCCTGGAGCCGGCCGACGAGGCAGCACCCGGCACCCGGATCGAATTGGAGCTCAAGGAGGATGCCAAAGACTTTGCAAAGGCAGACCGGCTGGAACGGATCATCCGGCGCTACTCCAATTTCGTCGCCTTTCCGCTCGAGTTGAACGGCACCCGGATCAACACGGTGCAGGCGATCTGGGCGCGGTCCAAGTCCGAGGTCACCGAGGAGGAGTACCGGCAGTTCTACGAATACCTGGCCCACGACAACGAACCGCCGCGCTACCGTCTGCATTTCACGGCCGATGCGCCGATGGCGATCCAGTCGCTGCTCTATGTGCCGTCCCGCAGCCTCGAGCTGCCCGGCATGGTGCGCCAGGAGTCGGAGGTCCACCTGTACTGCCGCAAGGTGCTCATTGACGCGAAGCCGAAGGGCCTGCTGCCCGAGTGGCTCCGGTTCGTCCGGGGCGTCGTGGACAGCGAGGACCTGCCGCTCAACGTGTCCCGCGAGCGGATGCAGGACTCTGGCCTGATGCGCCGGCTCAGCCGGGCGCTGACGAGCCGGTTCCTGAAGCATCTCGAGGAGGAGTCCGGCCGCGATGGGACGGCCTACGACGCCTTCTACACCGAGTACCACCGCTTCCTCAAGGAGGGCATCCTGAGCGATTGGGAGCATCAGGGGGCGCTGGCAAAACTGTTGCGGTACGAATCCTCGGGGACCGAGCCCGGAATGCGGACCTCGCTGGCCGACTCGGTGAAGCGGATGCCGGAGGGGCAGAAGGAGATTTATTTCCTGCAGGCGCGCGACCGCGCGGCGGCCGAGGCAAGTCCCTACTTCGAGGTGTTCCGGGAGCGGAAATTCGAGGTGCTCTTCGTCGAGGAACCCATTGATGAGTTCGTCCTGGACCGCCTCCAGGAATTCGACGGTCGCAAGATCCTTGCGGCGGAAAAGGCCGATCTCAACCTGGAATCGCAGGCGGCCAGCGCGCTCTCCGATGACGACGCCGCGGCGTTGTCCACGTGGCTGAAGGAACTCCTCGGCGACGCGGTCCACGAGGTCCGCGCCTCGCGGCGGCTGGTGGTGAGCCCGGCGGTGGCGGTGGACAGCGACCGGCAATTGACGGGGTCCATGCGCCGGATGCTCAAGGCGATGGGCCGCGATGGCGCGGAACTGCCCGATGCCGCTCCGGACCTGGAGCTCAATCCGGCGCATCCGGTGGTGGTGAAGCTGCACCAACTGCGCGGGCAGGAAGGGGCGCTCGCGGAGCTGGTGGCCCGCCAGTTGTTCGACCAGGCCCGGCTGGCTGCCGGACGGCTGGAGGATCCACGAACGATGCTCGCCCGGATGAACGACCTGTTGTCGCGCGTGGTGGGGGCCTGAACGGGGGGCGGGCGCTCAGGGCTCGTGCCCCGCCCGGGCCCGCCACAGCAGCCACACCAATTCCTCGGTGTACGCCATGGGCCGCGGGTAGGTGATGTCGCGGGTGACATCCCCCTCCAGGTTGCCGCCCGCCAGGAGCCGGGCGGCCTGATTGACGTGGGCGCCGTCGCAGTGGAGCACCACGTCGCGCACCAGTTTCCGGAAACTTTCCCCGCGGTTGTCGGGCTCGCTGTCGTCAATGTAGGCCGGCATCCGGTCGAACTGGAGGCGGTCCAGCGTGGACTGATACCGGGTTTCGGCATCACCGACGATGATCTCGATCTTGAGCTGGCGCTGGTCAAAACCGGCGGCCACCACCGTCACCTGGTCCCAGGGAACGTCGGTGGGCCGGCCCAGGGGATCGTACAGGACCAGATGTTCCGGGGTGCACGCGGCGAAGTCGAACAGCCGGGGTTCCGGCAGGCGGGGCAGGTCGGACTCCGGCGCCACCTCAATCTCAATGCCCTCGGCGCCCAGGGACTGCTGGAGGAACAACGCGTCCTCCAGGGACAGATCCCGCGCGAGAATGCCGAACGCGTCGTCGGCCACAAACCGGGCGTCGGCCAGGGTGAGGCCCCGACCACTGGCAAAAGCCCTCTCCAGCGCCCTGACGTCGGGACGTGACAACTCGGTCTGCAGCAGCGCGTACGCCACAGGGAGGAGCCTGCACCGACCGGCGACGCAGGGGAAGCAAGACCGGAGGGATCCTCAATCTTCCAGCGTCGCCATCCAGGCCGCGGCCGCGTCGCGAATTGCGGCGCCGGTGGTGGCCCGCGGCGTGACAAACCGCGGCGTGAACCACGGGAATCCGCCGACCAGATCCTGGGTCACCAGAATCTGTCCGTCACAGCCGGGTCCGCTCCCGATGCCAATGGTCACCATCTGCCGGCAGGTGGCCGTGATGGCCGCGGCCACCTCGGGGACGACCAGTTCCAGGACGCACGCAAACGCCCCCACCTGCTCCAGGGTGCGCGCATCGTCCAGCAACCGCCGCCGTCCGGCGTCATCGCGTCCCTTGATGCGGTACCGCCCCCCCTCCTCAAGGATGTGCTGTGGCAGCATGCCCAGGTGGGCGCAAAACGGAATTCCCGCGGACACGATCGCCTGGATCTGCGGGAGGATTTCCCGGCCACCCTCCGCCTTCACGAATTCCGCCCCGGCCGCCTGAAGCTCCCTGGCGTGGGACACGGCATCGGCGGGGCTCTCGTAGCTGCCATAGGGCAGGTCCGCACCCAGCAGGGCGGCGGGCCGCGCCCGCGCAACGGCCCGCACATGGTGCACCATGTCCGCCATCGTGACATGGGTGGTGTCGGGAAATCCCAGCACGACCATGCCAAGCGAGTCTCCGACCAGCAGCACCGGGACGCCAGCCTCGTCGAGGAGGCGCGCCATCGGGTAGTCGTAGGCGGTGAGGGCGCCAAAGCGGCGACGGCCCTTGAGGGACCGCAGTCCCTCGGGGGTGATCTTTTCCCGGTTCACGCGGATTCCTTCGCACAACCCGGCTCGTACCGGCGGGCGACTGCCGGAACTATTCCAGGGAGGGCACGAGCTTCCAGATGTTCCCCTTGCCCGGGGTCAGTCCGTTGCTGCCATTGGTCAACACGTACAGCTCCCCGTCGGCATCCTCGCCGAAACCGACGATGTACCCTGAGAAATCCGACGGCTCAACCACCTCGAGCCGCTCGACGGTCCAGCGCGTGCCGGTTGTCCCGGGACGGGTCGCCACCAACAGCACGCCCTGCGGCAGTGCCCAGTGCCGGGACCAGTCACCGAAGACGTAGCGCCCCGCCAGCTCCGGAAGGGCCTTGCCGCGGTACACGTAGCCGCCGGTCACGCTGATGCCGTGCGCATCGGGGTCCTTTTTCAGCCCGGTGTGGTTGTATTGGAGGATCGGGTCCAGCAGGGGCTCGCCGCGCCCACCGGTCCGCGGCGCATCGGCGGGCGGCGCCTTGGGCGTGTCGGCGCTGAACCCCTCGAATCCCTCGCGCAGGGACCATCCGTAGTTCCCACCGTTGCGGATGATGTTGATCTCCTCATACAGGTCCTGCCCCACGTCCGCGACGAAGAATTCCCGCGCACCCCCCCGGTCGAAGCTCAGGCCCCAGGGATTGCGCAGGCCGTAGGCATAAATTTCCGGCAGGGCCGCGCGACCGTCGGCAAACGGGTTGTCCGCCGGGATCGCGTACTGCCGACCACCGGAGGTCGCATTCACGTCCAACCGCACGATCTTGCCCAACAGGGTCTGGAGGTGCTGGCCGTTGCCGGACTCCGGGCGCTTCCCCCGGTCGTTGGCGCTGCCGCCGTCGCCGATTCCCAGGTACAGCAGGCCGTCCGGACCAAACACCATGCGGCCGCCATTGTGAT includes the following:
- a CDS encoding PQQ-dependent sugar dehydrogenase gives rise to the protein MAVICRLFVLVIALASVAPLPADESNRVALKRVAGGLTSPLSLVPLPGGMALVVDQPGYLRVLGADGVMQDEPALVITNRLSPINHGAFDERGLLDVALHPQFPQNRKLYLTYTAPRRDTAPEDWDCTLRLSEFTLPAGGAIRVAPGSERVLLEVDQPFANHNGGRMVFGPDGLLYLGIGDGGSANDRGKRPESGNGQHLQTLLGKIVRLDVNATSGGRQYAIPADNPFADGRAALPEIYAYGLRNPWGLSFDRGGAREFFVADVGQDLYEEINIIRNGGNYGWSLREGFEGFSADTPKAPPADAPRTGGRGEPLLDPILQYNHTGLKKDPDAHGISVTGGYVYRGKALPELAGRYVFGDWSRHWALPQGVLLVATRPGTTGTRWTVERLEVVEPSDFSGYIVGFGEDADGELYVLTNGSNGLTPGKGNIWKLVPSLE
- the panB gene encoding 3-methyl-2-oxobutanoate hydroxymethyltransferase, whose translation is MNREKITPEGLRSLKGRRRFGALTAYDYPMARLLDEAGVPVLLVGDSLGMVVLGFPDTTHVTMADMVHHVRAVARARPAALLGADLPYGSYESPADAVSHARELQAAGAEFVKAEGGREILPQIQAIVSAGIPFCAHLGMLPQHILEEGGRYRIKGRDDAGRRRLLDDARTLEQVGAFACVLELVVPEVAAAITATCRQMVTIGIGSGPGCDGQILVTQDLVGGFPWFTPRFVTPRATTGAAIRDAAAAWMATLED
- the htpG gene encoding molecular chaperone HtpG yields the protein MSQPEQHVFQAEIQQLLNIVIHSLYTDREVFVRELISNAADACEKLRFLQASGQTPARETPLAISLKSDEEAGTLTITDTGVGMTREELVQNLGTIAHSGTRAFLKALAERPSEPQSADAKLIGQFGVGFYSAFIAAHRVTVWTRSHAADAAGWKWSSEGGNGFTLEPADEAAPGTRIELELKEDAKDFAKADRLERIIRRYSNFVAFPLELNGTRINTVQAIWARSKSEVTEEEYRQFYEYLAHDNEPPRYRLHFTADAPMAIQSLLYVPSRSLELPGMVRQESEVHLYCRKVLIDAKPKGLLPEWLRFVRGVVDSEDLPLNVSRERMQDSGLMRRLSRALTSRFLKHLEEESGRDGTAYDAFYTEYHRFLKEGILSDWEHQGALAKLLRYESSGTEPGMRTSLADSVKRMPEGQKEIYFLQARDRAAAEASPYFEVFRERKFEVLFVEEPIDEFVLDRLQEFDGRKILAAEKADLNLESQAASALSDDDAAALSTWLKELLGDAVHEVRASRRLVVSPAVAVDSDRQLTGSMRRMLKAMGRDGAELPDAAPDLELNPAHPVVVKLHQLRGQEGALAELVARQLFDQARLAAGRLEDPRTMLARMNDLLSRVVGA